One Rhododendron vialii isolate Sample 1 chromosome 2a, ASM3025357v1 genomic region harbors:
- the LOC131315712 gene encoding mitogen-activated protein kinase 15-like isoform X1 — translation MQPDQRKKGSVEVDFFTEYGEGSRYKIEEVIGKGSYGVVCSAFDNHLGDKVAIKKINDIFEHVSDATRILREIKLLRLLRHPDIVEIKHILLPPSRREFKDIYVVFELMESDLHQVIKANDDLTPEHYQFFLYQLLRGLKYIHTANVFHRDLKPKNILANADCKLKICDFGLARVAFNDTPTAIFWTDYVATRWYRAPELCGSFFSKYTPAIDIWSIGCIFAELLTGKPLFPGKNVVHQLDLMTDLLGTPSPESIARIRNEKARRYLSSMRKKRPIPLSQKFPNADPLALRLLERMLAFDPKDRPSAEEALADPYFKNLARVEREPSAQPVTKMEFEFERRRVTKEDVRELIYREILEYHPKMLKEHLEGEEPTGFMYPSAVDQFKKQFAYLEERYGNGCTVAPPERQHASSLPRACVLYSDNSAQNSTEIANDLTKCCIKEAEKPHMESTSGIPMPRMPLQVPPSIQASGAARPGKVVSSVLRYNNCGAETLEQRRMVRNPAAPTQYPVSSSSYPRRNPSGKNERGGEDGVEGSNGLQPNPQFMARKVAAAQGGSGGSQWY, via the exons ATGCAGCCTGATCAGCGCAAAAAG GGATCTGTTGAAGTAGACTTTTTCACAGAATATGGTGAAGGGAGCAGGTATAAAATAGAAGAAGTAATTGGCAAAGGAAGCTACGGCGTTGTCTGCTCTGCTTTCGATAACCATCTTGGGGATAAAGTAGCTATCAAGAAGATTAATGATATTTTCGAACATGTCTCTGACGCCACACGAATTCTTCGGGAGATTAAGCTTCTTAGACTCCTTCGCCATCCAGACATTGTGGAAATTAAACATATCTTGTTGCCTCCTTCCAGAAGGGAATTCAAAGACATATATGTAGTTTTTGAACTCATGGAATCCGATTTACATCAGGTTATCAAGGCAAATGATGATTTGACCCCAGAACATTATCAGTTCTTTCTTTATCAGCTTCTTCGAGGTCtaaaatacatacatacag CAAATGTCTTCCACCGAGATCTAAAACCAAAAAACATCTTAGCAAATGCTGATTGCAAACTCAAGATATGTGACTTCGGTCTTGCAAGAGTAGCCTTTAATGATACCCCAACTGCCATATTTTGGACA GACTATGTTGCAACAAGATGGTATAGGGCTCCTGAATTGTGTGGATCCTTCTTCTCCAAG TACACACCTGCAATAGATATATGGAGCATTGGGTGCATATTTGCAGAACTTTTGACTGGAAAGCCTCTTTTTCCTGGGAAAAATGTAGTCCATCAATTGGACTTGATGACCGATCTGTTGGGAACACCATCTCCTGAATCCATTGCCAGG ATACGGAATGAGAAAGCTCGTAGGTACTTAAGCAGCATGCGAAAAAAAAGACCCATTCCTTTGTCCCAAAAGTTCCCAAATGCGGATCCCCTTGCACTTCGGTTATTGGAAAGAATGCTAGCATTTGATCCCAAGGATCGACCTTCTGCTGAAGAG GCTCTTGCAGATCCATATTTCAAGAACTTGGCCAGGGTTGAGAGAGAGCCTTCTGCTCAACCAGTTACAAAAATggaatttgagtttgaaaggcgAAGGGTGACAAAGGAAGATGTAAGAGAATTAATATATCGAGAGATTCTTGAATACCATCCAAAGATGTTGAAAGAGCATTTAGAGGGCGAAGAACCTACAGGGTTCATGTATCCAAG TGCTGTGGACCAATTCAAGAAGCAATTTGCTTACCTTGAGGAACGCTATGGAAATGGTTGCACCGTTGCTCCACCTGAGAGGCAACATGCATCATCACTTCCCAG GGCTTGTGTATTATATTCGGATAACTCAGCACAAAATTCTACGGAGATCGCAAATGACCTCACCAAGTGCTGCATCAAAGAGGCTGAAAAGCCACACATGGAGAGTACTTCTGGGATCCCAATGCCAAGAATGCCTCTCCAAGTTCCTCCAAGTATTCAAG CAAGCGGTGCTGCGAGGCCAGGGAAAGTAGTCAGCTCAGTTTTGAGGTACAACAACTGTGGAGCAGAGACTCTTGAACAGCGAAGGATGGTTCGGAACCCAGCTGCTCCCACCCAGTATCCTGTTTCTAGCTCTTCATATCCAAGGAGAAACCCAAGTGGTAAAAATGAGAGAGGGGGAGAAGATGGAGTCGAAGGATCCAATGGGCTGCAGCCAAATCCTCAGTTTATGGCAAGGAAAGTGGCCGCTGCTCAAGGTGGGTCCGGAGGAAGCCAATGGTATTGA
- the LOC131315712 gene encoding mitogen-activated protein kinase 16-like isoform X2, whose amino-acid sequence MQPDQRKKGSVEVDFFTEYGEGSRYKIEEVIGKGSYGVVCSAFDNHLGDKVAIKKINDIFEHVSDATRILREIKLLRLLRHPDIVEIKHILLPPSRREFKDIYVVFELMESDLHQVIKANDDLTPEHYQFFLYQLLRGLKYIHTANVFHRDLKPKNILANADCKLKICDFGLARVAFNDTPTAIFWTDYVATRWYRAPELCGSFFSKYTPAIDIWSIGCIFAELLTGKPLFPGKNVVHQLDLMTDLLGTPSPESIARIRNEKARRYLSSMRKKRPIPLSQKFPNADPLALRLLERMLAFDPKDRPSAEEALADPYFKNLARVEREPSAQPVTKMEFEFERRRVTKEDVRELIYREILEYHPKMLKEHLEGEEPTGFMYPSAVDQFKKQFAYLEERYGNGCTVAPPERQHASSLPRACVLYSDNSAQNSTEIANDLTKCCIKEAEKPHMESTSGIPMPRMPLQVPPSIQVVKTSEEILVN is encoded by the exons ATGCAGCCTGATCAGCGCAAAAAG GGATCTGTTGAAGTAGACTTTTTCACAGAATATGGTGAAGGGAGCAGGTATAAAATAGAAGAAGTAATTGGCAAAGGAAGCTACGGCGTTGTCTGCTCTGCTTTCGATAACCATCTTGGGGATAAAGTAGCTATCAAGAAGATTAATGATATTTTCGAACATGTCTCTGACGCCACACGAATTCTTCGGGAGATTAAGCTTCTTAGACTCCTTCGCCATCCAGACATTGTGGAAATTAAACATATCTTGTTGCCTCCTTCCAGAAGGGAATTCAAAGACATATATGTAGTTTTTGAACTCATGGAATCCGATTTACATCAGGTTATCAAGGCAAATGATGATTTGACCCCAGAACATTATCAGTTCTTTCTTTATCAGCTTCTTCGAGGTCtaaaatacatacatacag CAAATGTCTTCCACCGAGATCTAAAACCAAAAAACATCTTAGCAAATGCTGATTGCAAACTCAAGATATGTGACTTCGGTCTTGCAAGAGTAGCCTTTAATGATACCCCAACTGCCATATTTTGGACA GACTATGTTGCAACAAGATGGTATAGGGCTCCTGAATTGTGTGGATCCTTCTTCTCCAAG TACACACCTGCAATAGATATATGGAGCATTGGGTGCATATTTGCAGAACTTTTGACTGGAAAGCCTCTTTTTCCTGGGAAAAATGTAGTCCATCAATTGGACTTGATGACCGATCTGTTGGGAACACCATCTCCTGAATCCATTGCCAGG ATACGGAATGAGAAAGCTCGTAGGTACTTAAGCAGCATGCGAAAAAAAAGACCCATTCCTTTGTCCCAAAAGTTCCCAAATGCGGATCCCCTTGCACTTCGGTTATTGGAAAGAATGCTAGCATTTGATCCCAAGGATCGACCTTCTGCTGAAGAG GCTCTTGCAGATCCATATTTCAAGAACTTGGCCAGGGTTGAGAGAGAGCCTTCTGCTCAACCAGTTACAAAAATggaatttgagtttgaaaggcgAAGGGTGACAAAGGAAGATGTAAGAGAATTAATATATCGAGAGATTCTTGAATACCATCCAAAGATGTTGAAAGAGCATTTAGAGGGCGAAGAACCTACAGGGTTCATGTATCCAAG TGCTGTGGACCAATTCAAGAAGCAATTTGCTTACCTTGAGGAACGCTATGGAAATGGTTGCACCGTTGCTCCACCTGAGAGGCAACATGCATCATCACTTCCCAG GGCTTGTGTATTATATTCGGATAACTCAGCACAAAATTCTACGGAGATCGCAAATGACCTCACCAAGTGCTGCATCAAAGAGGCTGAAAAGCCACACATGGAGAGTACTTCTGGGATCCCAATGCCAAGAATGCCTCTCCAAGTTCCTCCAAGTATTCAAG TGGTGAAGACATCTGAGGAAATCTTGGTCAATTAA